The Saxibacter everestensis genome has a window encoding:
- a CDS encoding Mrp/NBP35 family ATP-binding protein, whose amino-acid sequence MPQPDLERIRTALATVNDPEIRRPITELEMVESVDIADDGAVTVTVLLTVAGCPLKDTITREVTEAVGKVAGVSSVNVTLGVMSPEQRDELKTKLRGGGAQREIPFAKPGSLTRVFAIASGKGGVGKSSVTANLAASMAADGLSVGVIDADIYGFSIPSMLGVTRAPTRVDDMILPTLAHGVKVISIGMFVPSNQPVVWRGPMLHRALQQFLTDVFWGDLDVLLLDLPPGTGDIAISVAQLLPAAELLVVTTPQGAAADVAERAGAMAVQTHQKLVGVIENMSWMEMPDGSRVEVFGAGGGQTVSVNLTRTIGAQVPLLGQIPLDMTVREGSDSGQPAVLSAPDSPGAVALRSVAKQLGRRTRGLAGRSLGLTPA is encoded by the coding sequence ATGCCGCAGCCAGACCTTGAGCGCATTCGAACCGCGCTCGCAACAGTCAACGATCCGGAGATTCGACGTCCGATAACCGAACTGGAAATGGTCGAATCCGTTGATATCGCCGATGACGGAGCTGTGACCGTAACCGTTCTGCTGACCGTGGCGGGCTGCCCGCTCAAGGATACGATCACTCGCGAGGTGACCGAAGCGGTCGGCAAGGTGGCCGGCGTCAGTTCGGTGAACGTCACGTTGGGCGTCATGTCGCCCGAGCAGCGTGACGAGTTGAAGACCAAGCTTCGCGGCGGCGGTGCCCAACGGGAGATTCCGTTCGCGAAGCCCGGATCGCTCACGCGTGTTTTCGCCATCGCCTCGGGAAAGGGCGGAGTCGGAAAGTCCTCCGTGACCGCCAACCTCGCTGCATCGATGGCCGCCGACGGCCTCAGCGTCGGCGTGATCGATGCCGATATCTACGGCTTCTCCATCCCATCGATGCTCGGCGTCACGCGCGCGCCGACCCGGGTGGACGATATGATCCTGCCGACTCTCGCCCACGGCGTGAAGGTTATCTCGATCGGGATGTTCGTGCCGAGCAACCAGCCCGTTGTCTGGCGCGGCCCGATGCTGCACCGCGCGCTGCAGCAGTTCCTCACGGACGTGTTCTGGGGCGACCTCGATGTACTGCTGCTCGATCTGCCCCCGGGTACCGGCGACATCGCCATCTCGGTTGCGCAGCTGTTGCCAGCGGCGGAACTTCTCGTCGTCACCACACCACAGGGCGCCGCGGCGGATGTCGCGGAGCGCGCCGGCGCGATGGCAGTCCAGACGCATCAGAAACTGGTCGGCGTGATCGAGAACATGTCCTGGATGGAAATGCCGGACGGTTCGCGGGTCGAGGTGTTCGGCGCCGGCGGAGGTCAGACAGTATCGGTCAACCTGACCCGGACAATCGGCGCCCAGGTTCCGCTGCTCGGACAGATTCCGCTGGACATGACTGTGCGGGAAGGGTCGGATTCGGGCCAGCCAGCTGTATTGTCCGCGCCGGACTCGCCTGGTGCGGTCGCTCTTCGGTCGGTGGCGAAGCAACTGGGTAGGCGTACCCGCGGTCTGGCCGGCCGCTCACTGGGGCTCACCCCGGCCTGA
- a CDS encoding anti-sigma factor family protein, translating into MTHLSQATLTAVADGELPAGSQQRVEKHLYTCSRCQHELVLLRNVRSRLRLLEPPTPPGDLAHRLMSLAAAMGPLDEHSPLLGSSIPLGSGSARLGQYPESPTTPGEQSL; encoded by the coding sequence GTGACACATCTGAGTCAGGCCACGCTTACAGCTGTCGCCGACGGGGAACTGCCTGCCGGCTCACAGCAGCGCGTGGAAAAGCACCTCTATACCTGTTCGCGCTGCCAGCACGAACTCGTGCTGCTGCGTAATGTGCGTTCACGGTTACGGCTGTTGGAACCCCCGACGCCGCCGGGCGATCTGGCGCACCGGCTGATGTCGCTTGCCGCGGCGATGGGCCCGCTTGACGAGCACAGCCCGCTGCTCGGTTCCTCGATACCACTTGGTTCCGGATCGGCACGTCTGGGGCAGTATCCCGAGAGTCCAACTACGCCCGGCGAACAAAGCTTGTAA
- the sigE gene encoding RNA polymerase sigma factor SigE, with product MTITTNQPASSHEDVTVTSDGVESPLATWTPPSWEQIVTDHSSRVYRLAYRLTGNRQDAEDLTQEVFVRVFKSLSKYTPGTFEGWLHRITTNLFLDGARRRQRIRFDALAEDANDKLPGREPGPERTFEHRNLDYDIQDALAALPPDFRAAVVLCDVEGMTYDEVAETLGVKLGTVRSRIHRGRALLRESLADRAPTSSPYFGLKAAGQAT from the coding sequence ATGACCATCACGACGAATCAGCCGGCCTCATCCCACGAGGACGTGACCGTGACGTCCGACGGCGTGGAGTCTCCGCTGGCCACCTGGACGCCGCCCAGCTGGGAACAGATCGTCACCGACCATTCTTCCCGGGTATACCGGCTGGCTTACCGGCTGACCGGTAACCGGCAGGATGCCGAAGACCTCACGCAAGAGGTATTCGTGCGGGTGTTCAAGTCGCTGTCGAAATACACCCCCGGCACCTTCGAGGGCTGGCTGCACCGGATCACCACGAACCTGTTTCTCGACGGCGCGCGGCGCCGGCAGCGTATCCGCTTCGATGCGCTCGCCGAAGACGCCAACGACAAGCTCCCCGGACGCGAGCCGGGGCCAGAGCGTACCTTCGAACACCGCAATCTGGATTACGACATCCAGGATGCCCTCGCCGCGCTACCGCCGGACTTCCGCGCCGCTGTGGTTTTGTGCGATGTTGAGGGTATGACGTATGACGAAGTCGCGGAAACGCTCGGCGTCAAACTTGGCACCGTGCGCTCCCGCATCCACCGGGGCCGGGCACTGCTGCGTGAGTCCCTGGCCGATCGCGCACCCACATCGTCGCCGTACTTCGGACTCAAGGCTGCCGGACAAGCAACGTGA
- a CDS encoding general stress protein has product MGIRPTPPKGEVIASYENYLDAQRVVSYLADEDFTVEHVSIVGIDLKLVESVTGKMSYAKAAASGAASGAWFGLLIGLLLSLFGGDSQGMNVILAGLLFGAGFGIFFGVIAFSLTRRSRDFTSTSQVMASSYQVVCATDAAQQARSLIERMPSAQ; this is encoded by the coding sequence ATGGGCATCAGGCCCACGCCGCCAAAGGGCGAGGTGATTGCCAGTTACGAAAACTATCTGGACGCGCAACGAGTGGTCAGCTACCTCGCCGACGAGGACTTCACCGTTGAACACGTGTCGATCGTTGGCATCGACCTCAAGCTGGTGGAGAGTGTGACGGGGAAGATGAGCTATGCCAAGGCAGCTGCCAGCGGAGCTGCCTCAGGGGCATGGTTCGGCCTTCTGATCGGACTGCTGCTGTCGTTGTTCGGCGGCGATTCGCAGGGTATGAACGTCATCCTGGCGGGCCTCCTGTTCGGCGCCGGCTTCGGCATTTTCTTTGGCGTTATCGCTTTTTCGCTGACCCGGCGCTCACGAGACTTCACCTCGACAAGCCAGGTGATGGCGTCGTCCTACCAGGTTGTCTGCGCGACCGATGCCGCCCAGCAGGCCCGCAGCCTGATCGAGCGGATGCCCTCCGCGCAGTAA
- a CDS encoding amidase: protein MNGFDVVEASIAELRAALDDGRVTAEGLVTGYLARIEAYDRGGPRLNAVVVASPGALDDARASDERRARGETFGPLDGIPYTAKDSFLARGLTAAAGSPAFEHLVAQRDAFTIERLRAAGAVLIGLTNMPPMANGGMQRGVYGRAESPYNGDYLTSAFGSGSSNGSGTATAASFAAFGLGEETWSSGRAPASNNALCAYTPSRGVISVRGNWPLVPTMDVVAPHTRSMADLLELLDVIVADDAETRGDFWRVQPWVQIPKASSVRPDSYPALAPADTTAARSSLAGKRFGVPRMYLNSDSAAGTTEHPGIGGPTGQRIETRASILDLWQAARHDLEAAGAEVVTVDFPVVTNYEGDRPGAPTIATRGLVSPEYLRHEIVDLGAWAWNDFLEANGDPALHRLADVDGALIFPHPENALPDRYDGFDDDIGLYPAFIREHGTAALTDIPHLEAGIRGLEETRRVDLEAWMDALGLDAVIFPAVADVGPADMDVNVDSADLGWRNGVWVANGNLVPRHLGIPTVTVPMGTMADIGMPVGLTFAGRAYDDTALLVLASAFEATGSRRTPPPRTPPL, encoded by the coding sequence ATGAACGGATTCGACGTCGTCGAGGCCAGCATTGCGGAGCTTCGCGCCGCGCTGGACGACGGCCGGGTCACCGCCGAAGGACTGGTCACCGGCTATCTGGCTCGCATTGAGGCTTATGATCGCGGCGGTCCCCGGCTGAACGCGGTCGTGGTGGCAAGCCCGGGTGCGCTCGACGACGCGCGTGCCTCAGACGAGCGCCGCGCCCGCGGCGAGACATTCGGCCCGCTCGACGGCATTCCCTACACCGCCAAGGACAGCTTCCTGGCGCGCGGCCTCACCGCCGCCGCCGGCTCCCCCGCATTCGAGCACCTCGTCGCCCAGCGTGACGCGTTCACCATCGAACGGCTGCGCGCCGCTGGCGCGGTGCTGATCGGCCTGACGAATATGCCACCCATGGCCAACGGCGGCATGCAGCGCGGCGTCTACGGTCGGGCCGAGAGCCCGTACAACGGCGACTATCTCACCTCGGCGTTCGGGTCGGGCTCTTCCAACGGCTCCGGAACGGCGACGGCAGCAAGTTTCGCCGCCTTCGGCCTCGGCGAGGAGACCTGGTCGTCCGGTCGCGCGCCTGCCTCCAACAACGCACTCTGTGCCTACACGCCCTCGCGCGGCGTAATTTCGGTTCGCGGCAACTGGCCACTCGTGCCAACGATGGACGTCGTCGCTCCGCACACCCGCAGCATGGCCGACCTGCTGGAGCTACTCGATGTCATTGTCGCTGATGACGCCGAGACCCGCGGCGACTTCTGGCGGGTTCAGCCGTGGGTCCAGATCCCGAAGGCCTCGTCGGTACGGCCGGACTCTTACCCCGCACTCGCCCCGGCGGACACCACAGCCGCCCGTTCGTCCCTGGCCGGCAAGCGCTTCGGCGTGCCACGGATGTACCTGAATTCCGACTCCGCGGCCGGCACCACCGAGCACCCGGGGATCGGCGGCCCGACCGGGCAGCGAATCGAGACCCGCGCCTCGATCCTCGACCTGTGGCAGGCTGCGCGCCACGACCTCGAGGCTGCCGGCGCCGAGGTCGTGACGGTCGACTTCCCAGTGGTGACGAACTACGAAGGAGATCGCCCCGGAGCACCCACTATTGCCACCAGGGGCCTGGTCAGCCCGGAGTACCTGCGGCACGAAATCGTTGACCTCGGCGCCTGGGCCTGGAACGACTTCCTCGAAGCCAACGGGGATCCGGCCCTGCACCGGCTTGCCGATGTTGACGGAGCGCTGATCTTCCCGCATCCCGAGAACGCCCTCCCCGACCGGTACGACGGCTTCGACGACGACATCGGCCTGTATCCGGCGTTCATCCGTGAGCACGGCACGGCCGCCCTCACCGACATCCCGCACCTTGAAGCCGGCATCCGCGGCCTCGAGGAGACTCGACGGGTCGACCTCGAAGCGTGGATGGACGCCCTCGGCCTCGACGCTGTCATCTTCCCCGCGGTCGCCGACGTCGGCCCTGCTGACATGGACGTCAATGTTGACTCCGCCGACCTCGGCTGGCGCAACGGTGTCTGGGTGGCCAACGGCAATCTGGTTCCTCGCCACCTCGGCATCCCCACCGTCACGGTGCCGATGGGCACGATGGCAGACATCGGGATGCCGGTCGGGCTGACCTTCGCCGGCCGAGCGTACGACGACACCGCGCTTCTGGTCCTGGCGTCAGCGTTCGAGGCCACCGGCTCGCGCCGCACTCCCCCGCCCCGCACGCCACCGTTATAG
- a CDS encoding DUF1003 domain-containing protein has protein sequence MAEKRKPASQGLDTPRIAKRRLIPKIGVSQESFGRASEGFARFMGTPTFLVYMTLFCAIWLAWNSLAPAELQFDPKALNFTLLTLILSLQASYAAPLILLAENRSADRDRVSVESDRQRAERNLADTEFLTREVASLRIAMRDIATRDFMRSELRSLLEELEATREHEKPKPDH, from the coding sequence ATGGCTGAGAAGCGCAAACCTGCTTCACAGGGACTCGACACACCCAGAATCGCCAAACGACGGCTGATTCCGAAGATCGGCGTCAGTCAGGAAAGCTTCGGCCGGGCATCTGAAGGGTTTGCCCGGTTCATGGGCACACCGACATTCCTGGTCTACATGACGTTGTTCTGTGCGATCTGGCTTGCCTGGAACTCGCTGGCTCCGGCGGAACTGCAGTTCGACCCCAAGGCGCTGAACTTCACCCTGCTCACTCTGATCCTGTCCCTGCAGGCGTCCTACGCGGCTCCCCTGATCCTGCTGGCGGAGAACCGCAGTGCCGATCGGGACAGGGTCTCGGTCGAAAGCGACCGGCAGCGCGCGGAACGGAATCTCGCCGACACCGAATTCCTGACCCGTGAGGTCGCCTCGCTGCGTATCGCAATGCGGGATATAGCGACCCGCGACTTCATGCGCTCCGAATTGCGTTCACTGCTCGAAGAGCTCGAAGCCACCCGCGAACACGAGAAGCCTAAACCGGACCATTAG
- a CDS encoding ClpP family protease has protein sequence MSSYTIPNVIAQHPRGERIMDVYSHLLTERIVYLGTAIDAGVANALIAQLLYLESDKPDGEIQLYINCEGGDPSAMLAIYDTMRYIRPQVATTCVGQAVAVGAVLLAAGADGKRAALPHARVVLHQPVAQGRGSIPDLILQADELVRIRADVENALTRHTGQSVETLRADTDHDRVFSAATARDYGLLDQVIEQR, from the coding sequence CATCCTCGCGGCGAGAGGATCATGGATGTCTACTCCCATCTGCTCACTGAGCGGATCGTCTACCTGGGTACCGCCATCGACGCCGGTGTCGCGAACGCTCTGATCGCCCAGTTGCTGTATCTGGAGTCGGATAAACCCGATGGCGAAATCCAGTTGTATATCAACTGCGAAGGCGGAGACCCCAGCGCGATGCTCGCGATCTACGACACCATGCGGTACATCCGCCCGCAGGTCGCGACGACGTGTGTGGGGCAGGCTGTCGCGGTCGGTGCCGTTCTCCTTGCCGCCGGTGCAGACGGCAAGAGAGCAGCCCTTCCTCACGCTCGAGTCGTCTTGCATCAACCCGTGGCGCAGGGACGAGGATCAATCCCGGACCTCATCCTCCAGGCAGACGAGCTCGTGCGGATACGTGCGGACGTTGAGAACGCTCTCACCCGGCACACAGGTCAAAGCGTCGAGACACTGCGCGCCGACACCGACCACGACCGTGTGTTCAGTGCAGCGACCGCACGCGACTACGGCTTGCTCGACCAGGTGATTGAACAGCGGTAA
- a CDS encoding magnesium transporter MgtE N-terminal domain-containing protein, whose product MSGASKRVFVARLAGTAVFDPLGDQVGRVRDVVVVFRATMRQPPRTVGLVVEVPGRRKVFVPMTRVMSVDAGQVITTGLVNMRRFEQRTAETLVLAEMLDRPVTLIEDSQPATIEDVGIAQQRNRDWLVSKLFVRKGGKSAPLGRLRRRGETLQVDWQDVEHSSLEPAEQGAAQLIQAYQDTKAADLADALHSMASKRRLEVADELDNERLADVLEELPLDDQIEILSSLPTERAADVLEAMDPDDAADLLGDLPDAQAEQLLGLMEPEDAKDVRTLLAYDDDTAGGLMTTEPVILPPEATIAEALAHVRREELPPTLASAVFICRPPLEPPTGKFLGLVHLQEMLRHPPHEAVGGLIDAEVEPLPADAHISAVTRLLAAYDLVSVPVTDDGDHLVGVVTVDDVLDQMLPDDWRANDDQHDFGGGHG is encoded by the coding sequence GTGAGTGGCGCATCGAAACGAGTCTTTGTAGCGCGCCTGGCCGGCACCGCAGTGTTCGACCCCTTGGGGGATCAGGTGGGCCGCGTGCGCGATGTCGTTGTCGTATTCCGGGCCACAATGCGCCAACCCCCGCGCACAGTCGGCCTCGTGGTAGAGGTGCCTGGACGTCGCAAGGTATTCGTGCCGATGACCCGGGTAATGAGCGTGGATGCCGGGCAGGTGATCACGACCGGTCTGGTTAACATGCGCCGATTTGAACAGCGGACCGCCGAGACGCTTGTGCTGGCTGAAATGCTGGACCGCCCGGTCACCCTGATCGAGGACAGCCAGCCGGCCACCATCGAGGACGTCGGCATCGCCCAGCAGCGCAACCGCGACTGGCTCGTCTCCAAGCTCTTCGTGCGCAAGGGTGGCAAGTCAGCACCGCTTGGCCGGCTGCGCCGTCGTGGCGAAACCCTGCAGGTTGATTGGCAGGACGTTGAGCACAGCTCGCTTGAGCCTGCCGAGCAGGGCGCGGCCCAACTGATCCAGGCGTACCAGGACACCAAGGCGGCGGACCTCGCCGATGCCCTGCACTCGATGGCAAGCAAGCGCCGGCTCGAGGTGGCAGACGAGCTGGACAACGAACGGCTCGCCGATGTGCTGGAAGAGCTTCCACTCGATGATCAGATTGAGATTTTGTCGTCGCTGCCGACGGAACGCGCGGCCGACGTCCTCGAAGCGATGGATCCGGACGACGCAGCCGACCTGCTCGGCGACCTGCCTGACGCACAGGCGGAACAGCTACTCGGCCTGATGGAGCCGGAGGACGCGAAGGATGTCCGTACCCTGCTCGCCTACGATGACGACACCGCCGGCGGCCTGATGACCACGGAGCCGGTGATCCTGCCGCCCGAGGCGACGATTGCCGAGGCGCTGGCGCATGTGCGGCGCGAGGAGCTGCCGCCTACTCTTGCCTCGGCTGTGTTCATCTGCCGCCCGCCGCTCGAGCCGCCGACCGGCAAGTTCCTCGGCCTGGTGCACCTGCAGGAAATGCTGCGCCATCCGCCGCACGAGGCCGTCGGAGGCCTGATCGACGCCGAGGTCGAGCCGCTGCCTGCCGATGCACACATTTCTGCGGTCACCCGCCTGCTCGCGGCGTACGACCTCGTCTCCGTTCCGGTGACCGACGACGGCGATCATCTGGTCGGCGTGGTCACGGTGGACGACGTTCTTGACCAGATGTTGCCCGACGATTGGCGGGCCAACGACGATCAGCATGACTTTGGAGGTGGCCATGGCTGA
- a CDS encoding helix-turn-helix domain-containing protein, with amino-acid sequence MVDFVLSADSKSAEEVPSEAARDGKKPREPLWRHMLGDRLRGLRHERGATLGEVATRAGVSPQYLSEIERGRKEPSSEMIAAVIGALDTTLVDLTLDIAESLNAARRRSSPQASIHQSSPQASIRQSDFVLAA; translated from the coding sequence ATGGTCGATTTCGTTTTGTCCGCGGACAGCAAGAGCGCTGAAGAGGTGCCGTCTGAGGCAGCTCGTGATGGGAAGAAGCCCCGTGAGCCCCTGTGGCGGCACATGCTTGGCGACCGTTTGCGTGGCCTTCGGCACGAGCGCGGGGCGACGTTGGGCGAGGTCGCCACTCGCGCCGGCGTCTCGCCGCAGTATCTTTCCGAAATCGAGCGCGGGCGCAAGGAACCGTCGAGCGAGATGATCGCGGCCGTGATAGGAGCCTTGGACACGACGCTGGTCGATCTGACGCTCGACATCGCCGAGAGCCTGAACGCTGCGCGACGCCGTTCCTCCCCGCAAGCCTCGATTCACCAGTCCTCCCCGCAAGCCTCGATTCGCCAGTCCGACTTCGTTCTGGCAGCTTGA
- a CDS encoding P1 family peptidase produces MTLSRNPFGAITDVAGIRVGNYQRIGQGWLTGTTVLLPCDTSIAAIDVRGGGPATHETDALSPNTLVPTADALTLTGGSAYGLAAVGGVAAYCESAGKGYPALQDGDPSHVVPITPAAAIFDLNRGGDFSARPDAEFGRRAAEDAASHDSAFAGQTSTLRALPSGTVGAGTGAFAARGTLKGGLGTASVSTPDGRYTVGALVAANPAGAVTDAQGRLYSAGFDPRVGVPTEAEQKAWRQRFPIDLSVPHGGADIGEGSGALPRAAGGPKLPASNTTIAIVATNARLGAAQTQRFASSAHAGLARAIRPSHTLVDGDAVFGIAAGHELLPDGDQDRLFTVMQLCAMAADALMLAITDAILAATVPEGVVGSDGRPLAAYRDVCPSVLEQLA; encoded by the coding sequence ATGACGCTTTCGCGCAATCCGTTCGGTGCGATCACCGACGTCGCCGGGATCAGGGTCGGCAACTATCAGCGGATCGGCCAGGGATGGCTGACGGGTACCACCGTGCTGCTGCCGTGCGACACATCGATCGCGGCAATCGATGTCCGCGGCGGCGGCCCGGCAACGCACGAAACTGATGCTCTGTCTCCCAATACTCTGGTGCCTACCGCTGATGCGCTGACCCTGACCGGCGGCAGCGCCTATGGACTCGCAGCGGTCGGTGGCGTGGCGGCGTACTGCGAGTCGGCCGGCAAGGGATATCCGGCGCTGCAGGATGGCGATCCGTCACATGTCGTGCCGATCACTCCGGCCGCGGCGATTTTCGACCTGAATCGGGGCGGGGACTTCTCCGCCCGCCCCGATGCGGAGTTCGGCAGGCGAGCCGCCGAGGACGCGGCGAGCCATGACTCGGCCTTCGCCGGGCAGACTTCGACGTTGCGGGCGCTGCCCAGCGGAACCGTGGGCGCCGGGACGGGAGCATTTGCCGCCCGTGGCACCCTGAAGGGCGGGCTCGGCACCGCATCGGTCAGCACGCCGGACGGACGCTACACGGTCGGCGCGCTGGTAGCGGCCAATCCTGCCGGCGCCGTCACCGACGCCCAAGGCCGGCTGTATTCAGCCGGCTTCGACCCGCGGGTCGGTGTCCCTACTGAAGCTGAGCAGAAGGCATGGCGGCAGCGGTTCCCGATCGATCTGTCAGTACCGCACGGCGGCGCGGACATCGGCGAAGGTTCAGGCGCGCTCCCCCGCGCGGCAGGCGGCCCGAAGCTGCCGGCGTCCAACACGACGATCGCAATCGTCGCAACGAATGCCAGGCTCGGCGCCGCCCAGACCCAGCGCTTTGCCTCGTCAGCGCATGCCGGTCTTGCCCGGGCGATCAGGCCGTCGCACACCCTCGTCGACGGCGACGCTGTGTTTGGCATCGCCGCTGGCCACGAACTGCTTCCGGACGGCGATCAGGATCGCCTGTTCACCGTCATGCAGCTGTGTGCCATGGCCGCAGACGCCCTGATGCTAGCGATCACCGATGCGATTCTGGCGGCGACTGTGCCGGAAGGCGTCGTAGGTTCCGATGGCAGGCCGCTGGCCGCATACCGCGATGTCTGTCCCTCCGTGCTGGAGCAGTTGGCGTAG
- a CDS encoding preprotein translocase subunit TatB, whose product MFGINGGEMIVLIVIALVVIGPHRLPEYAEKLKNLVRQLKRMAEGAKAQVKEDLGEDFDDVDWKKLDPRQYDPRRIVREALQEETDSLKTALDSDDSAKPTNKSAATGSTAAGATGSAAASAAGSAAASTAPGAATSGSGSASTDAAAEKAPTRLTAPQRAAEQASRREAGQPAPFDAEAT is encoded by the coding sequence GTGTTTGGAATCAACGGCGGGGAGATGATCGTCCTCATAGTGATCGCCCTGGTCGTTATCGGGCCGCATCGCCTCCCGGAGTACGCGGAGAAGCTGAAGAACCTGGTCCGCCAACTCAAACGGATGGCTGAGGGCGCGAAGGCTCAGGTCAAAGAGGATCTAGGCGAAGACTTCGATGACGTCGACTGGAAGAAGCTGGATCCGCGGCAGTACGACCCTCGCCGGATCGTTCGTGAGGCACTGCAGGAAGAAACCGACTCACTGAAAACAGCCCTGGATTCTGACGACTCGGCCAAGCCGACGAACAAGTCCGCCGCAACGGGCTCAACCGCCGCCGGCGCCACGGGATCAGCTGCCGCGAGCGCAGCGGGATCAGCTGCCGCGAGCACTGCTCCCGGGGCCGCCACCAGTGGGTCCGGGAGCGCCTCGACCGATGCCGCAGCCGAGAAGGCCCCGACCAGGCTCACCGCACCGCAGCGAGCCGCTGAGCAGGCCAGCCGACGCGAGGCCGGGCAGCCAGCGCCGTTCGACGCAGAGGCGACCTGA
- a CDS encoding aminopeptidase P family protein: protein MIDETHVKQEAEDRGANRSHRPTSRAFREFIAKGWAERPAADPRQLPVAPFAAERRAALSAKFPGARLVIPAGPLKVRSNDSDYRFRPHSAFAHLTGFSADQEPDAVLVMEPHDDGHDAVLFFRPRAERDTEEFYADARYGELWVGVRPSLEEIENQFGITARHLDEAKDAVTKDAAGIQVLIVREADLLYDGLLDAARSAAGRDLEAEITADAELNQEVSELRLIKDDYEAEQMREAVAITATGFDEIVKALPEALRHRRGERVVQGAFEAHARTEGYGVGYDTIAASGNHACTLHWIRNDGAMDESDLILVDAGAEADSLYTADVTRTIPLSGTFSEQQRKVYEAVLEAADAAFELAAQHATRTVLFKDVHAAAMKVITARLEEWGLLPGTAEESLDPEGQFHRRWMVHGTSHHLGIDVHDCAQARREMYLDAKLTEGMVFTIEPGLYFKADDLLAPEELRGIGVRIEDDILLTSSGAENLSLAIPRTLADVEAWVSGLRA, encoded by the coding sequence ATGATCGACGAAACTCATGTAAAGCAGGAAGCAGAAGACCGCGGCGCCAACCGATCACATCGGCCGACGTCCAGGGCATTTCGGGAGTTCATCGCGAAAGGATGGGCCGAACGCCCCGCGGCAGATCCGCGGCAGCTACCGGTCGCGCCGTTCGCCGCCGAGCGCCGGGCGGCGCTGTCGGCGAAGTTCCCCGGCGCGCGCCTCGTCATCCCGGCGGGCCCGCTGAAGGTGCGGTCCAACGACAGCGACTACCGTTTCAGGCCGCATTCTGCTTTTGCGCACCTCACCGGTTTTTCGGCCGATCAGGAACCCGATGCTGTGCTCGTGATGGAGCCGCACGACGACGGCCACGATGCCGTGCTGTTCTTCCGGCCACGCGCCGAGCGGGACACCGAGGAGTTCTACGCCGATGCCCGGTACGGGGAACTTTGGGTCGGAGTCCGGCCGAGCCTTGAGGAGATCGAGAACCAGTTCGGCATCACGGCCCGCCACCTTGACGAGGCAAAGGACGCCGTCACCAAGGACGCCGCAGGCATACAGGTTTTGATTGTCCGCGAAGCGGATTTGCTCTACGACGGTCTGCTCGATGCTGCCCGATCGGCGGCCGGTCGTGATCTCGAAGCCGAGATCACCGCGGATGCCGAGCTGAATCAGGAAGTGTCCGAGCTCCGCTTGATCAAGGATGACTACGAGGCCGAGCAGATGCGCGAGGCGGTCGCCATCACAGCAACGGGATTCGATGAGATCGTCAAGGCCCTGCCTGAGGCGCTGCGGCATCGGCGTGGCGAACGGGTCGTGCAGGGCGCGTTCGAGGCACACGCCCGTACGGAAGGCTATGGCGTCGGTTACGACACCATAGCGGCATCCGGCAATCACGCCTGCACACTGCACTGGATCCGCAATGACGGCGCAATGGACGAAAGCGACCTGATCCTGGTCGATGCCGGGGCCGAGGCCGACTCGCTGTACACCGCCGACGTCACGCGCACCATCCCGCTCAGTGGAACGTTCAGCGAGCAGCAGCGCAAGGTGTACGAGGCGGTTCTCGAGGCGGCAGACGCCGCCTTCGAACTCGCTGCCCAGCACGCAACCCGGACCGTGCTGTTCAAGGACGTCCACGCCGCGGCGATGAAGGTGATCACCGCAAGGCTGGAGGAATGGGGCCTGCTTCCCGGCACTGCCGAGGAGTCGCTGGACCCTGAGGGTCAGTTCCACCGCCGCTGGATGGTGCACGGAACAAGCCATCACCTCGGCATCGACGTGCACGACTGCGCGCAGGCGCGCCGCGAGATGTACCTCGACGCCAAGCTGACCGAAGGCATGGTGTTCACCATCGAGCCGGGACTCTACTTCAAGGCCGACGATCTGCTGGCTCCGGAGGAGCTTCGGGGCATCGGCGTACGGATCGAGGACGACATCCTGCTGACCTCTTCCGGAGCGGAGAACCTCTCGCTAGCGATCCCCCGCACGCTGGCTGACGTGGAGGCCTGGGTCTCCGGCCTGCGCGCATGA